In Paroedura picta isolate Pp20150507F chromosome 6, Ppicta_v3.0, whole genome shotgun sequence, one genomic interval encodes:
- the GUCA1C gene encoding guanylyl cyclase-activating protein 3, whose protein sequence is MGANESGEINVQEAYNWYNKFMKDCPSGQLSLYECKAFLGLHGMNSEAEYYVDQVFSTFDLNKDGFIDFLEFIAAINLIIRGKIDQKLKWYFKLYDADGNGFIEKKELAKIFRAVQAITGYSETTPEEFTEMVFKKVDINYDGELSLEEFINGVESDVDLFRMISKIFDLSNVLRIIQHGRTNMAV, encoded by the exons ATGGGTGCCAATGAATCTGGAGAAATCAACGTCCAAGAGGCCTATAACTGGTACAACAAATTTATGAAGGATTGCCCATCGGGGCAATTGAGCTTGTATGAATGCAAGGCCTTTTTGGGTCTGCATGGTATGAATTCAGAGGCAGAATATTATGTCGATCAAGTATTCAGTACTTTTGACTTGAATAAG GATGGCTTTATTGACTTCCTCGAATTTATAGCTGCAATAAATCTCATTATACGAGGAAAAATCGACCAAAAACTGAAATGGTATTTTAAGCTATATGATGCTGATGGAAATGGATTTATTGAAAAAAAAGAACTGGCAAAAATATTCAGG GCTGTTCAAGCTATTACAGGCTACTCTGAAACAACTCCTGAAGAGTTCACAGAAATGGTATTCAAGAAGGTAGATATCAACTATGATG GAGAACTCTCTTTAGAAGAATTCATCAATGGTGTGGAGAGCGATGTGGATCTTTTCAGAATGATTTCGAAGATCTTCGACCTCTCCAATGTACTGAGAATTATACAACATGGGAGAACAAACATGGCGGTCTGA